A stretch of DNA from Nitrospiraceae bacterium:
TCTGCTTAAAGGAAGTTTCGAGACAATCGAAAACCTCTACGATAAAAAATCCGCAATAACAGGAGTTGCGTCAGGATTTAAAGACCTTGATGAACTTACATCCGGATTCCAGAGGGGGGACCTGATCATAGTCGGCGGAAGACCCTCTATGGGGAAAACAGCGTTCAGTCTTGATATAGCAAGACATGTGGGCGTTGAACTTAAAGATCATGTTGCAGTATTCAGCCTTGAGATGTCCAAGGAACAGCTTGCAATGAGAATGTTGTGTTCAGAAGCCATGGTTGACTCTAATAGGGTGAGAAAAGGATTCATAAAAAAAGATGAGTGGAGCCAGCTGACAAATGCTGCAGGCAAACTTTCCGAAGCTCCCATATTCATAGATGATTCATCTAACATAAACGTTCTCGAGATGAGGGCAAAGGCACGGCGTCTGAAGATGGAATATAAAGCGCTTAGTCTTATAGTAGTTGACTATCTGCAGTTAATGAGAGGAACAGGCTGGTCCGAGAGGAGCAGAGAGCAGGAGATATCAGAGATATCACGCTCTTTAAAAGCCCTTGCAAAAGAACTTGATGTGCCTGTAATAGCTTTAAGCCAGCTCAACCGCGGAGTTGAGCAGAGACAGATAAAAAAACCGAATCTGTCGGATTTAAGAGAATCAGGCGCAATTGAACAGGATGCTGATGTAATAATCTTTCTTTACAGGGATGAATTCTACAACAAAGAAACAATGGATAAGGGCAAAGCAGAAATCATAGTAGCAAAACAGAGAAATGGACCGACAGACACAATAAACCTCACATTCTTTCCGCATTTTACAAGATTCACGGATTATACTGACAGGCCGTATCTGGATACAGAAGAATCATTTTAGATATGAGACGAACCCCGGCAGTAGCAGGACAGTTTTATCAAGGCACAGCATCAAACCTGAGCCAGCAGGTAAGCCGGTATATTGATGAAAATGCGGTTAAAGAAGATGCTCTTGGTATTCTTTCTCCTCATGCAGGACTGATATATTCCGGCTCTGTTGCAGGCGAGGTATTTTCTTCAATAAAATTCCCCGATACATTCATACTTCTTGGGCCTAACCACACAGGTCTTGGCGCTAAGACTGCTATGATGCCGTCAGGAGAATGGGAGATCCCAACCGGAGTTCTCCAGATTGATGAAAAACTCTCCAATAAAATACTGCGCCATCTTCCTGAAATTGCATCCGACTCTCAGGCGCATACATTTGAACACTCGCTTGAAGTGCAGCTGCCTTTTATTGTCCATTTTAAAAAAGATGTTAAGATAGTCCCGATTGCGATAATGTCGGCATCTGTAAATGAATGCCGCGTACTTGGAGAAGGGATCGCAAAGGCAATCAAAGAAATAAACTATCCTGTAATTATCCTAGCGAGTTCAGACATGAGCCACTATGTGTCAGAGGAAACTGCCAGGCAGAAGGATAAGAAGGCGCTGGACATGATAAAGACAATTAATCCTGAAGGGTTGTATGAGACAGTTATAAAAGAAAAAATTACAATGTGCGGTTATCTGCCTGCAGCTATAATGCTATTTGCAGCAAAAGCTCTGGGAGCAAGAGAAGGGAAACTCATTAAATACTCCACATCCGGCGAGGTCAGCGGAGACTATGATCAGGTTGTGGGATATGCAGGAATGATTGTAAAATAAAACACATGGACGATAAACGGCAATATATACCGGGTTATGCACAGAGAAAAGAAGAACAGTTTGAGTCTGCAAACAAACTCTTCATCGGCACAATAATCTTCAATCTGGCAAGAGGACTTCTATCCCTCTCATTCGGATTCATCACAAGTTCTTTAACTCTCATAGGGTTCGGTGTCGAAGCATTCATCGAGATGATATACAGCGCTGTAATCTGGAATATGGTTCAGAGGTCGACTGACAGCTATATCGAACCTTTAGATTCTGAGAAGCAGGCTCTCAAAACAGCAGGCGTTATTTATTATATAATCGCAGTTGTTCTTGCGATAATAGGCATCGTAAATATTTTCCGTGGACATATTGTTGATAAAAGCCTCGGCGGAATAGGAATAGCAGTTTTCTCAGCATTATTAATATA
This window harbors:
- the dnaB gene encoding replicative DNA helicase, producing the protein MRNTEASLDKVPPQNIDAEQSVLGAIMVENDSLSKAIEIITREDFYKDSHKKIFDAMIQLYEKSEPIDIITVTDELRKRNDIDFVGGEAYLSMLASQVPTAANIKYHAKIIHEKSLLRALIKSASEIAGKVYESNFDADELVDQAERIIFNISDKRIKASFSSLKSLLKGSFETIENLYDKKSAITGVASGFKDLDELTSGFQRGDLIIVGGRPSMGKTAFSLDIARHVGVELKDHVAVFSLEMSKEQLAMRMLCSEAMVDSNRVRKGFIKKDEWSQLTNAAGKLSEAPIFIDDSSNINVLEMRAKARRLKMEYKALSLIVVDYLQLMRGTGWSERSREQEISEISRSLKALAKELDVPVIALSQLNRGVEQRQIKKPNLSDLRESGAIEQDADVIIFLYRDEFYNKETMDKGKAEIIVAKQRNGPTDTINLTFFPHFTRFTDYTDRPYLDTEESF
- the amrB gene encoding AmmeMemoRadiSam system protein B, with protein sequence MRRTPAVAGQFYQGTASNLSQQVSRYIDENAVKEDALGILSPHAGLIYSGSVAGEVFSSIKFPDTFILLGPNHTGLGAKTAMMPSGEWEIPTGVLQIDEKLSNKILRHLPEIASDSQAHTFEHSLEVQLPFIVHFKKDVKIVPIAIMSASVNECRVLGEGIAKAIKEINYPVIILASSDMSHYVSEETARQKDKKALDMIKTINPEGLYETVIKEKITMCGYLPAAIMLFAAKALGAREGKLIKYSTSGEVSGDYDQVVGYAGMIVK